In one Motacilla alba alba isolate MOTALB_02 chromosome 7, Motacilla_alba_V1.0_pri, whole genome shotgun sequence genomic region, the following are encoded:
- the CDK5R2 gene encoding cyclin-dependent kinase 5 activator 2, which produces MGTVLSLSPAASSGKGGGGGGLLAEKAPGRVPGKGESRLKRPGVLISALTWKRLVAASAKKKKSTKKVTPKPGGGAPGGPPGQPDPLVVQRNRENLRKSVVGPADGAKQGPLAVPVPTVPSAPQELHPGSGGGKPPPPPPPAGNRPPGSPRRVVVQASTGELLRCLGDFVCRRCYRLKELSPGELISWFRSVDRSLLLQGWQDQGFITPANLVFVYLLCREALRGEDIGSQAELQAAFLTCLYLAYSYMGNEISYPLKPFLVEGDKGRFWERCLGIIQRLSAKMLRINADPHYFTQLFQDLKSEGEGGDGSKHWTISLDR; this is translated from the coding sequence ATGGGCACGgtgctctccctctcccccgCCGCCTCCTCGGGCaagggcggcggcggcggggggctgCTGGCCGAGAAGGCGCCGGGAAGGGTGCCGGGCAAGGGCGAGAGCCGGCTGAAGCGCCCCGGCGTGCTCATCTCGGCGCTAACCTGGAAGCGGTTGGTGGCCGCCTCGgccaagaagaagaaaagcaccaAGAAGGTGACGCCGAagcccggcggcggggccccggGGGGGCCCCCGGGCCAGCCCGACCCGCTGGTGGTGCAGCGCAACCGCGAGAACTTGCGCAAGTCGGTGGTGGGGCCGGCCGACGGTGCCAAGCAGGGCCCACTGGCCGTGCCGGTGCCCACGGTGCCCTCGGCGCCGCAGGAGCTGCACCCGGGCTCCGGCGGGGGAaagccgccgccgccgccgccgccggccggcAACCGCCCCCCGGGATCTCCGCGCCGCGTGGTGGTGCAGGCGTCCACCGGCGAGCTGCTGCGCTGCCTGGGGGACTTCGTGTGCCGCCGCTGCTACCgcctgaaggagctgagccCCGGCGAACTCATCTCATGGTTTCGCAGCGTGGACCgctcgctgctgctgcagggctggcaggaccAGGGCTTCATCACCCCGGCCAACCTGGTGTTCGTCTACCTGCTGTGCCGGGAAGCGCTGCGGGGCGAAGACATCGGGAGCCAGGCCGAGCTGCAGGCCGCCTTCCTCACCTGCCTCTATCTCGCCTACTCCTACATGGGCAACGAGATCTCCTACCCGCTCAAGCCCTTCCTGGTGGAGGGAGACAAGGGGCGCTTCTGGGAGCGCTGCCTGGGCATCATCCAGCGCCTCAGCGCCAAGATGCTGCGAATCAACGCGGACCCGCACTACTTCACGCAACTCTTCCAGGACCTCAAGAGCGAGGGCGAGGGCGGAGACGGGTCCAAGCACTGGACGATCAGCCTGGACCGTTAG
- the CRYBA2 gene encoding beta-crystallin A2 codes for MTSSEAMDTLGQYKITVWEEENFQGKRCEFLMECPSIMERGFRKIRSIKVESGPWVGFEYPEYQGQQFILEKGDYPRWEAWSGNSGYRTEHLLSFRPVKCAVSYWDTTEGGLRAGRASSR; via the exons ATGACCAGCAGTGAAGCCATGGACACCCTGGGGCAGTACAAGATCACGGTGTGGGAGGAGGAGAACTTCCAGGGCAAGCGCTGCGAGTTCCTCATGGAGTGCCCCAGCATCATGGAGCGCGGCTTCCGCAAGATCCGCTCCATCAAGGTGGAGTCTGGCCC cTGGGTAGGCTTCGAGTACCCTGAGTACCAGGGACAGCAgtttatcctggagaagggTGACTATCCCCGGTGGGAGGCCTGGAGCGGGAACAGTGGCTACCGGACCGAGCACCTCCTCTCCTTCCGGCCTGTCAAATGCGCAGTGAGTTACTGGGACACCACAGAGGGagggctcagggcaggcagagcctccTCCAGGTAG